atatattctaggtttatatgtTCCTTTCGCTTTAAataggaaaacctataaacgtaattttttattgtgtcaataacatattaaaaaatcatgGGGAATGtaaaatgtttagaagtggaaaaacgttttctccttttgtatggacgatctcGAGATATACCTTTCTCTTAAGGGGAACGGCTATGGTGGCgttacatcaaattgtgtaaaaatattttgtataatgttaATACTCAGAGGGATCTTACGCTGTCGcacactttcgtcttaagaggctgtcaatacctaaagcgcgcacactgtctatttgtatcggagtaaatgagatagcactatcgcatgttactgggcctgggcaagggaataataagaaaaatatttaaataaaaaaaagtggattattagtgtaatattttactcaatagcggtttagatataaatgttttgaaattgtgattttaattgcagacccataagtcaaaacaataaagacatagaaccgtttaattgtgattttaagaccaatctttgcaattattttctatcgagtcgatttcgttcaatcatgtatcgagtacaaccacggtctttgaaatataattaatatgaacatatatttttcttacttgactaaaacaaatagtctttcttaaaaaactgttttagtaaaatcaatttcaaagacattgggtgttgacagcctcttaagtacctatacctatgATGGCTTCGAATGACATTCAGTGCAAGTGTGTGGAGCTTTttaattatggaaggtagaggcaaggaacaaaatctccttaggcagaactgttgcaaaagtgtccagctgtcagcataaataatagttccaaatctttccagagtagcgctagagtagctaagaacctaggcgttattgacggagcaTTGCAAAAAAGCAATGCAATGCAATATTCAAAACCTTGAAATCTCAACGGTACAGTACAAGCAGTTAAAACTAGAGTTTGTACATATCACATGCTTAAAAACCTGGATTGCATTTGTTtttcaagttaaaattaaattgttatgaAGTGAGTGCTATAAGtaagtaaactaaattaaaCACATTCcccaattgtattttatttgtctcACCCGCCAAGAGTTTTCCTAGTGTGTAACAATGAACCCGAccataacccgaccaaattacataGATATGGTATGTTGTCACGGCGTTTTACATTCGCGTGCGATGCCGAGCCGAGCTACGAGACGCGTAtgtaaagtgccaattacatccacactatcaggcgggctataaccgcgaaattcgaagttcgtcaattgcgggcatttttcgcTGTCACtcaattacgtcttagtgagagtaaaagagaaagatcacTCGTtcgttttcgcggtaggcccccagatatcaagtgccaattacatccacctGTACATCCAcccttcccgatttcgggcctgagggcttaccgcgaaaaccaaaataCGGAAAATGCGGGGATCTTATAGCCCAGATAATccttttcgtttcacggaatatcagcacatcgttaacaatacttgaaatgtaaaaaatactttgtctctaattgccaaaaatgttcaatgtatGATATtattgcatatgaaccatttttttacatttcaaatattgtaaacgatgtgctgataagCGCTAGCAATTACACCCAAActcccgaaatcagtcccgatttcgggcctgataatcgttttcgtttcacggaatatcagtaCATCGTTGAAGCATGTGTTCATTGGCACCGCTGGCACTTTATTTGATGAAACGGAAAGATATTATCAATATGCTCTTTGGATATCATTTATCGTGCCCGAAATCGGGTCCCGATAAAgcgtggatgtaattggcacttcagacacgatttcgggcccgagaaagagtatttttctgtttcaccaaatatcaacaTATCTCCGTAAACATATCGtttgcaatatttgaaatgtaaaacatTGAACAAATTTGGCAATTATTGAAAATCGCATGTGATTTGTTGCAAGATGAGTGGAGCCCCTTAAAGTCTATGGCatgcatattttattaaaaacaaatgatttgTTCCAAATATAAAAGCTTTGAATGATAGGATAGGAACAattgacataataataaaatacaacaaataattCCTGATTTTCTAAGTTTTGAAAGTatacaataaaaagaaaattacaCTGAAGTCACAATGTTGTGTCCTGAAGGTGACCTAGCAATTCAAAATGAAGTTGATACTAAACAGGCTGGAGAAACTTGTCCCATTAAAACCAAGAAAGTATCTCCTGAGGACCCGTCTGCCACTATTGAATTTAGCAGCAGCTCTTTGAAAAACCCCAAGACCTGGAAGAAATCTTTTGCCAATTTCTTTCGACACCAGATCCGTTCATCGCGGTCACATTCAAGCGAAGTATGTTTGTATATACCATTTATTGTTTAGTATTTTTCGTCTTAAAATgtaaagtacttacttactgatAATACTTTTCATGACAAAACCTTATTTAAACTTATGTTGTAGGGTGATGGACCAACTGTTAATAAAGAGAAGTacgaaaacaaagaaataagCCCCGAACTTAAATGGCAATCATTGGGAAAAGTATTTCGTCGTCAAAGCTTAATTGAACCTTGGAACAAAGCATCCAATCAGCATGGGGGGGAAAGTTCTACTCCAAACAAGCGTCTCGCCGTAAGAAAAGTGCTGTCTAGTTATTTTGGAAAGTCTCAATCCCCTAATTCTGGCTTGgatgataaataaatgtttcgatttataaataaatttcgtaATTTAACATTTGGCTTACTTCAGTAATCAGTCGTGATAATTTCAGTGTAGATTAGAGCATAATAAAATAGCGTTGCttctttttaatttgaatttggcGCCTTGTAAGCTAAGCCATagtagcaaaattttaatattcattCGAAATGTTATTTCCACTTGAGTGAAATTAATTcattttcattaataaaatcaaatctgattttaaatgttttattttataataagctATAGAACAACAGCTACATGTCTAAGACTAAACTTTCTTTCCTTTGCTTCGTCTCTTagcagtaaaaaaaaagtaaaatgacaATAGATGTGACATTTCCCTATTTTCCGTAGTCAAATGCAGGCTGGGATGaaatcctatttagtttttcgataaaaaatcttattttaacaatttagtTCCTTACATACGTTGCATTATCGctccatttattaattttgtacattTCATGTTTGTGAATGTCCATGTGCAACAGCGTACGGGTGTAACCGCCCTTGAAAACTGTGTTACAAAGGGTCTAGAGTCAGCATAGCAACAAGGTTTCGATCCATGAACCTCCTATATTGTGTGGTGCTCAATGTTTATTGTTCGAGTGCCTTCATGAGGTAAGTTTAGTGTAAACTAATAGTAGAAGTCGTATTATGCGTTACATCTTGTCAAAATATGTGATATACTGTATACGCTTATTTATATACATGTAGGTATGAAGCTGTTGTATTTAAGGGCAATATATTTATTGTGGAAGATTGCTATCAGTAGTGGGAGCTTAGAATGTGGTGAGCTTATCTTTGAGTCCCTGAATTAAACCTTTTAATAACACTAACACCCATGTATTATATTCCTCAAAAATTTCATGATCAACTTTTGGTATTAACTTCTTTGtgtaaatagttataatatcTTATCTATTACAGCTGCATTGTGCATCCACTCTAATCAATTGAACTGATGGGTTCTCTATACAGAAATTGTAACTCTGGAATAGTCCCTgacctaaatatttaataaagttttatcaATAGCAACAGGTGTGCTTAATagaatttattcaatttaactCATTAGGGCCCATGCCCGCTTTTGGGAACCCACCATTTTTCTATACTGTTAGTTACAGATGAAAATCGAACTAAACGCCGTAACCCAGGTGTACCCAAGTGGGTTCAATGGGAGTTAATGGGTTAACATGTATATGCTTCAAAAATTTGTTGGTAAAATATAAACAGCTTGGATATAGGACAAGCTAGTGGAGCAAATTACTCTATTATAGAAGTTTTTCTCTAGTAATGGTActacaaaattacattatcaCCAAGAAAACTGGCCTGACAAAATACTCTGTAATAATACCAGCAAATTTCTGGCTATAGTGCTagttttgatgaaatttggcatattgTGAATTTTTACCTCAAATCCTCCTGATCCTGGGAAAGGATGGGGAAATGATAATATAACTAGTCCACAGACAAAGACATTAATCCTATGGTCCCACACAATTCAGATTGGAATCTGGCTGGGTATTACTTGGTCTAAGAagaaagaataaataataaataaataaatattataggacattattacacaaattgactaagtcccacagtaagctcaataaggcttgtgttgagggtacttagacaacaatatatataatatataaatatttataaatacttaaatagatagaaaacacccatgactcaggaataaatatccatgctcatcacacgaataaatgcccttaccaggatttgaacccgggaccatcagcttcgcaggcagggtcactacctactaggccaaaccggtcgtcgaagaAAAATCAGGATATTCACATTTTAAGcactaaatacaaaattatttattatcataaagGTTGTATACAATATACATGTGTCC
Above is a genomic segment from Cydia pomonella isolate Wapato2018A chromosome 4, ilCydPomo1, whole genome shotgun sequence containing:
- the LOC133517266 gene encoding uncharacterized protein LOC133517266 yields the protein MLCPEGDLAIQNEVDTKQAGETCPIKTKKVSPEDPSATIEFSSSSLKNPKTWKKSFANFFRHQIRSSRSHSSEGDGPTVNKEKYENKEISPELKWQSLGKVFRRQSLIEPWNKASNQHGGESSTPNKRLAVRKVLSSYFGKSQSPNSGLDDK